ACCTGCACGGCCACGGGCATGCCGTGAAAATGGCCGCCGGAAACCACGTCGATGCATTCGTTATTCGCGTCGGGCAGCAGGATGGGATTGTCCGTGGCACTGTTGGCCTCGATGATCAGGGCGGCCTCGGCCTGCGATATCAGGTCATGGCAGGAACCCAGCACCTGTGCGGCGCACCGGATGTTGTACGGGTCCTGCAACTGACCATCGGTCTTCACGTCGCGGTGCGCCTCGCGGATGGGCGAGTTCTGCATGAGGCGCCATATCCAGTCCGCCACGCGCTGTGCCCCCGGGTGGGGCCGGACCGCATGAAAATCCGGGCGGTAATAGGTGTCCGGCGCAAGCATGACCTGCGCCACGAGTGCGGAATTGATGGCCGCGGTGCGGAGCAGGTCCTTGAGCGCATGGCAGGCCAGCAGCCCGATGGAGGTCATGAACTGCACCCCGTTGTTCAGGGCCAGCCCTTCCTTCATTTCCAGACGGATCGGCTCCATGCCCGCCTGCTGCAATGCCGTGGCCCCGTCCATGACCTTGCCCTGGAATTCGGCCCGGCCCAGACCGATCAGTACCAGTGCGATGTGCGACAGGGGTGCGAGGTCGCCGCTTGCGCCCACCGATCCCAGTTGCGGCACGACCGGGGTCACGCCTGCATTGAGCAGAGAGATCAGGTGCTCCACCAGTTCGGGGCGCACTCCGCTGAATCCCCGGGCAAGGGAATTGGCGCGCAGGAGCATGGCCGCGCGCACCGTGGCCTTGTCCGCTGCTTCGCCCACGCCTACGGCATGGGACTTGATCAGGTTTTCCTGAAGCTCGGAGAGGAGTTCGGGCTTGACCGAAAGGTCCACGTTGTGACCGAAGCCCCGGTTGAAGCCGTAGGCCGGAAGATCATCCTCGTGGATGCGGCGTTCGATCTGCGTGCGCCGGAGCGTGAGCATGTCCCGGGTTTCCGGAGCGAGTTCCACCCGGGCATTGTCCCGGGCAACCGCGACAATGTGTTCGAGGTCGAGATTCGCGGTGTGGTTGATGGTGACGAGCATGAAAGCCTCCGATGTCAGCGGATACCGTAGAGAAAAGTATACAGGGTCAATGCCGCGAGCCGGGCGGTGCGGCCGTCAAGGTCGGTGGCCGGGTTGACTTCGGTAATCTCGAAGAGCGCGGTGCGCCCATACTTGCGGCAGTGGTCGGCAAAGTCCAGAATTTCTTCGGCGAAAAATCCGGTCGGGCTTGGAGCGCTTGCTTACCGGGGGCGTCCGAGGCGCGTACGCAATCCATGTCCAGTCCTGCGAACAGGGGGCGGTTGTCGAACGAATGGAACAGGGTCGAAAGGAATCGGTCGGTCCCCTGATCTCTGACCTGATGCAGGGGGTGGACGCTGACACCGAGTGTGGCGGCTTCTTCCAGATATATCGGGGAATTGGCCCATGGCTGAATGCCCACTTCGTGGAAATGCATGGGGTCGAGTCGGCCCTGATCAATCAGTTCCCGGTAGGGCGTGCCGGAATGCGTGGCCTTTGCCCGGCGCATGTCCAGATGCGCATCCATGTTCACGGCGACATAGTCGGGACAGGCCGTGTGCACGGCCGAGGCGTCGGGCAGGGAAATATCGTTGCCTCCGCCCATGACCAGCACGGTCTTGCCCTGTTCGAGCAGGAACAGCACTGCGGCGTGCAATCGTTCGTGGCAGGCTTCCAGATTGTCGCAGGAAACGATGTCGCCCAGATCGATCAGACGAACCTCGGATTTTGCCGGGGGCTTGAATCCGTACAGAAAGGAACGAATGGCTTTCGGGGCATTGGCCGCACCGGGTCTGCCATGGTTGCGCGTTACGCCCATGTCCTGCGGGCAGCCCAGAATGGCATGGGTCGCGTGTTTGAAATCTTCGGCATGGAACAGGGCGGCGTCCCCGAGGAGCACGTCGTTCGGGTCATGGGACGGCGCAGGGCGGTCCGGCGGGATCAGCTGGTCAAGAATGGGCTGCGGGATCATGCGGCATTCCTTTTTTCACTATCGTGTGCACATGGTTCTCGCCGTAGAAATACATCAGATTGCGGTAGTCGTCAGTGTCCAGCAGCAGAAAATCCGCCTGCCAGCCCGGCGCAAGACAGCCGGTTCGGTCAAGGCGCAGGGCGTGGGCCGCGCTGTGCGTGGCCCCGGTCAGGGACTGGTCCACGGACATGCCCATCTGAGTGCAGGCCAGATTCATCATGAGCTGCATGTTCAGGCACATGTTGGACCCGGGATTGAAGTCCGTGGCAATGGCCGTGACGCAGCCTGCCTCGGCCAGCCTGCGGCCCGGTGCGTAGGGAATGTTCAGGAACAGGGAGACTCCGGGCAGGAGTACGCAGGCAATATCGGTTTCGGCCAGTTTTTCCACGCCCGCGTCGGTCAGGGCCTCCAGATGGTCCACGCTGGCCGCGTTCAGTTCCACGGCAACGTCGATGCAGCCGATGGAGTGGAACTGGTCCGCGTGCAGCTTGGGAATCATGCCGTGCTCCCTGCCCAGTTCCAGCAGGGAAAGGGTTTCGTCCGGCGAAAAATGGCCCTGTTCGCAGAATACGTCGCAGAACCGGGCGTATTTCGCAGCCTCGGGAATCATGTCCCGCAGCATGGCGAGATAGTCGGCCTTGGCCATCCCCGAAGGCACGGCGTGTGCACCGAGAAAGGTGATTTCCACGTCGACCGGGTGAATGTTGTTCAGGGAGGCGGCCACCCGGAGCATCCTGAGTTCGGTTTCCGGGTCCAGTCCGTAGCCGGACTTGATTTCCAGCGTGGTCACGCCCTTGTGCATGGCGCGGTTCAGCCTGTCCAGCGCGGATTCCCGAAGTTCGTCCTCGGAAGCTGCGCGCGTGGCCGCCACGGTGCGGGCGATGCCACCGCCTGCCGCCGCGATTTTCTCATAGGTCGCGCCAGCCGTGCGCATGGCGAATTCGTCGGCCCGGTTGCCCGCGAATATCAGATGGGTGTGGCAGTCGATGAAACCGGGGACCACCGCCTTGCCCGTCGCGTCCAGCACGTCGGCGTTCAGCTCGTGCGCGCGAGGTTCCAGGTCATGGAGAGGGGCAATGTCCTGGATCACGCCGTTCGCGACAAGGATGGAATCGTTGTGCAGCACGTCGGCTTTTGCGAATGCCCGGCCCGGGACCGCCCCGGGACGGGGAGTGACGATCTGCGCGGGATTCCTGACGAGCAAGGCGGTCATTGTGTCCTCGTGATGTTGCTCGGCGGTTGGCCGCCGAAAATTTCTACTTGATCATGGGCAGCTTGAGTCCCTTGTCCCTTGCGCATTGCACGGCCGTGTCATAGCCCGCGTCTGCGTGGCGCATCACGCCTGTTGCCGGGTCGTTCCAGAGTACGCGCCGAATCCTGCGGTCCGCGTCCTCGGTGCCGTCGCAGAGCATGACCAGACCTGCGTGCTGGGCATAGCCCATGCCCACGCCGCCGCCGTGATGGAACGACACCCATGTCGCGCCCGAGGCGCAGTTGAGCAGACAGTTCAGTATGGGCCAGTCCGACACCGCGTCCGAGCCGTCCTTCATGGCCTCGGTCTCGCGGTTGGGGCTGGCCACGGACCCGGAATCCAGATGGTCGCGGCCAATGACGATCGGCCCCTTGAGCTCGCCGGTTCCGACCATTTCATTGAAGGCCAGTCCCAGCCTGTGGCGATCGCCCAGCCCCACCCAGCAGA
Above is a window of Pseudodesulfovibrio tunisiensis DNA encoding:
- a CDS encoding HAL/PAL/TAL family ammonia-lyase, which encodes MLVTINHTANLDLEHIVAVARDNARVELAPETRDMLTLRRTQIERRIHEDDLPAYGFNRGFGHNVDLSVKPELLSELQENLIKSHAVGVGEAADKATVRAAMLLRANSLARGFSGVRPELVEHLISLLNAGVTPVVPQLGSVGASGDLAPLSHIALVLIGLGRAEFQGKVMDGATALQQAGMEPIRLEMKEGLALNNGVQFMTSIGLLACHALKDLLRTAAINSALVAQVMLAPDTYYRPDFHAVRPHPGAQRVADWIWRLMQNSPIREAHRDVKTDGQLQDPYNIRCAAQVLGSCHDLISQAEAALIIEANSATDNPILLPDANNECIDVVSGGHFHGMPVAVQVYNLYQALSIMTTLAHQRSARFVDPFRNKGLGRDLKWPGMNADDASISSGMMMLEYTSASLVNDIWGHATPSHLFNIPTNSGQEDHVSMGTTLAVRLAMALPKAAHVLAIELAYILQAVAIRKSLNTIPTEAELPEWVTHELDQLKQRMNGEGRGMVFSASVVREHPVSDSDKLLSPVSEHLFADLTRRKVFPTVTRDRCMADQITALAALVETGEIPSLANATVPLSW
- the hutI gene encoding imidazolonepropionase, with protein sequence MTALLVRNPAQIVTPRPGAVPGRAFAKADVLHNDSILVANGVIQDIAPLHDLEPRAHELNADVLDATGKAVVPGFIDCHTHLIFAGNRADEFAMRTAGATYEKIAAAGGGIARTVAATRAASEDELRESALDRLNRAMHKGVTTLEIKSGYGLDPETELRMLRVAASLNNIHPVDVEITFLGAHAVPSGMAKADYLAMLRDMIPEAAKYARFCDVFCEQGHFSPDETLSLLELGREHGMIPKLHADQFHSIGCIDVAVELNAASVDHLEALTDAGVEKLAETDIACVLLPGVSLFLNIPYAPGRRLAEAGCVTAIATDFNPGSNMCLNMQLMMNLACTQMGMSVDQSLTGATHSAAHALRLDRTGCLAPGWQADFLLLDTDDYRNLMYFYGENHVHTIVKKGMPHDPAAHS